The window GTGTGCGCGTTTCTAGATGTTTGTCCTCGCGGGTTTCCGTAGTGCACACATGTGATTGGTCAATTCGCCGCACACCGAACCGTTTGGAAAACGTTCAGCTGGTGAGTGAAATGTTAGCATACATGTAGTCCCTGCAAAATATATGTCAGAAagcttttctgtgtgttttatggtCCGCCGTGATACCACAATACATGTGTAAAGTAGTTAAAGagtttaataatattattaaatgtTAACGGGGTCACGGAACAGTTGGTAGTTAGCCGTTAGCTGCTAGCTGTGCTAGCCAAAGCAGCTAGCTTTGTTCATTTGCACAATATATTTAGACTTAATGCATTCGCGTTTAGTTAAATAATATATAGTTACAGCTGttccatttaaaattttatttttaaaggtaatGCTTAAGTAGTTTAATGCACAATGTCTAGCATGAGTGACATGGCTAGTTCAGTAAAAGCTAATAATTAATTGCGAACATTTAtccattgttttcttcttcttctttttaaggtCCAAGTCAAGATGAGTCTGAGGAAGCAGACCCCGAGTGACTTTCTGAAGCAGATAATTGGGAGGCCGGTGGTGGTCAAACTGAACTCTGGTGTTGATTATAGAGGTAAAGCAGTCGGCACGTCAAAAGTCTGGTGTTTTCCTGATCCACAACTAGAAGGTAGACTTGAATCCGAACCattgcatgtgtttgttgacCTACAGGTGTTTTGGCCTGCCTGGACGGTTACATGAACATCGCCATAGAGCAGACGGAGGAGTACGTCAACGGGCAGCTCAAGAACAAGTACGGGGATGCCTTTTTGAGAGGAAACAACGGTGAGAGTCCACATTATCACACAGATTATGAAAATCCAAATCTTAATCTGAAAGCAcatctgacataaaaaaaactgaaaacccgAACGTT of the Kryptolebias marmoratus isolate JLee-2015 linkage group LG3, ASM164957v2, whole genome shotgun sequence genome contains:
- the lsm6 gene encoding U6 snRNA-associated Sm-like protein LSm6 — protein: MSLRKQTPSDFLKQIIGRPVVVKLNSGVDYRGVLACLDGYMNIAIEQTEEYVNGQLKNKYGDAFLRGNNVLYISTQKRKV